Within the Streptomyces sp. NBC_00353 genome, the region GCGCGGAGAGCGTCAAGGCGGCCGATGCCGCCGAGACGTCCGAGCCCGCCGAGTCTGCCGGGCCCGCCGAGGAAAGGCGCACAGTCGATCAGCCCACGGCTGTCTTCAGGACGGTCCGGCCGGACCGGGTCGACCAGCCGACGACCGCGCTGAAGATCACCCCGCCCGCGTCGAAGCCGGGGCAGAAGCCTCAGCAGAAGCCGGAGGCCGAGCCCGGGAGTGCCGCCGAGCGCACCAGCCAGTTCGTGCCGCTGCGCCGTGACGAAGCGCGGCCCGCCCCCGCCGTCCGCAAGCCCGAGACACCCGCAGCCGCACCCGTGCCGGCCGCCGCCCCCTCGCTCAGCGGCGCCGAGCGGACCCGGCAGCAGCCGATGCCGCCCCGGCCGCCGCTCGACCTGCTGGCCGAGCTGACGAACACGCCTCCGCCGCCGGAGACGCCCGTCCGTACGGCCGTGCGCCGGGTCAAGATCTGGACCCCGCTCGTGCTCCTCCTGCTGATCGTCTTTGCGATCGTGCAGGCGGCGCGCCCGCTGCCGACGCCCGAGCTCCGGCTGACGGCGCAGCCGACGTACACCTTCGAAGGCGGCAAGCCGTCACTGCCGTGGCCGAACGAGGGCCAGGGCTACATGGCGGCGACCGGCCTCGGCACGGTGGACTCGTTCGGCGAGCAGAAGGCTGTGCCGATCGGCAGTGTGGCCAAGGCGATGACCGCGTACGTCGTGCTCAAGGACCACCCGCTGAAGAAGGGCCAGGCCGGTCCGTCCATCACGGTCGACGCCAAGGGGGAGTCGGACGGCAAGCTGGACGCCGCGGGCGAGTCGACGCTCAACACCGTGAAGGCGGGGGACAAGCTCACCGAGCAGGAGGCCCTCTCGGCCATAATGATCCCGTCCGCGAACAACATCGCGCGGCTGCTGGCGCGTTGGGACGCGGGTTCCGAGAAGGCGTTCGTCAAGAAGATGAACGACACCGCCAAGTCGCTCGGCATGAAGAACACCACGTACACCGACCCGTCCGGACTCACCGCGACCACGGTGAGTTCGGCCGAGGACCAGGTGAAGCTCGGCCAGAAGCTGGTGGAGATCCCGGCGCTGATGGCGATCACCAAGCTGCCGTCGTGGACCGACCCGTCGGGCAAGAACTGGCGGAACTACAACACCCTCGTTCCGTACAACGGCGCCCTCGGCATCAAGACCGGCTCCACGAGCAAGGCGGGCGGCAACCTGCTCTTCGCCGCGCACAAGATGGTCGGCGACACCGACCAGCTGATCGTCGGCGCGGTGCTGGGCCAGCACAAGGCGCCCATCATCGACACGGTCAACGCGGTCAGCAAGGACGTGATGGTCGCGACCGAGGACCTGCTGAAGAGCGGGAAGGTGGTCAAGAAGGGCGATGTCGTCGGCGCGGTCGACGACGGGTTCGGCGGTACCACCCCGGTCGTCGCGACCGAGGACGTGGCGGCGGTCGGCTGGCCCGGTCTGACGGTCAAGCTCGAACTGACCGACGACGGGAAGATGCTCCCGCACTCGGCGGCCGCCGGAACCCACGTCGGCACGCTCACCGTCGGCGAGGGCTCCAGTCAGGTGAAGGTGGCGGTGGCGCTGCAGAGCGATCTGACGGACCCGTCCTTCGGCGAGAAGCTGACCCGAATCAGCTGACGCGGACGGGGGAGGGGGTGCCGTTCCGCGGCATCCCCTCCCCCTTTTTTCGGTGCCGTACCGGCACCGCCTTCCCCTTTGCGTACGTGTTAGCGTCCCCGGACAACCGGGGAGCGCCGGACGGCGTCCTCACAGGTGGTACGGAGACGGGGAACGGGGCCGGCGGAGACGGGGAGAAGCCGTAGTGACCACCGCGGAGCCGAGACCCGGCCGTGAGGCGGCCGGGAACAGCGATGTGCGAGGCGACGTGACGAGCGGCAGTGGTGGCAGCATGAATGTCCGGCTGCCCGCCCCGCGTACCCCGGAACCGCGGGCCGCGGCGCCGAAGCCGCCTGCGCCGACCCGCAGTCGGCAGGGCCGCGCCCGGCAGCTGCTGCGCCACCCCGTCACCGTTGCGACGGCGGCCGCCGCGGTTACCCACATCCTCTGGTTCTTGTTCTTCGCGAACAGTGGCGGCGACCTCGCGGCCCAGGACGCCTGGGCCGAGTTCGTCGGCCGGCATCCCGGTACCGCGTACAACCTCGCCTGGTACGGGGGCATGCACCCCGTCTCGTACAGCGTGGTCTCGCCGTATCTGATGTCCGTGCTCGGCGTCCGTACGACGATGATGATCGCCGGGACGGTGTCGGCGGGACTTACCGCGTTGATCGTGGTGCGGGTCCGGGCCGTACGCAACCCGCTCGCCTGCTCGCTCGCCGGAGTGTTCGCGTATCTGTGCAACGCGCTGTCCGGGCGGGTGACGTTCGGGCTCGGAATGATGTTCGCGCTGGGCGCGGTGGCCGCGGTGTTCTGCTGGCCGTACCGGTGGCGCCACAAGCGCTGGGCGAAGGCGGCCGTCGCCGCGCCGCTCGCCGGGCTGGCCACGGCGGGCAGCCCCGTCGCGGGGCTGTTCCTCGGTGTGGTGGCCGCCGCGCTGTTCCTGAACAAGCGGCGCCCCGGCGCGTACGCGCTGGGCCTGGCGCCGGTCGTCGTCGTCGCGCTGTCGGCGTGGCTGTTCCCGTTCTCCGGTACGCAGCCGATGTCGCTCGCGACGCTGTCCCTGCCGTTCGTCTTCGCCGTTCTCGTCCTCGTCCTCGTGCCGAACGAGTGGCGCACGGTCCGCACCGCTGCCGCCGTCTACGGGGCCGGGACGCTGCTGACCTATGTGGTCGACTCGCAGATCGGCTCGAACGTCACTCGGATGGCGATGCTGTTCGCCGGAGTGGTGCTGCTCGCCGCGCTGCCGTACACCGTGCCGCGTTCGCGGCGCTGGTACGCACTGATCCTGGCATTCGCCGGCATGAACATCTGGATCGGCGTCAAGGGCGTCGACGACATCGTCCGTACCGCCCCCGCCGCCTCCTGGACGCGAGAACTGGCCCCGCTGGTCAACGAGCTCCAGGAGGTCGGCGCGGAACGCGGCAGGGTCGAGGTGGTGCCCGCCAGCAGCCACCGCGAGGCGTCCGCGCTCGCCCCGTACGTCAATCTGGCCCGCGGCTGGAACCGGCAGGCCGACATGGAGCGCAACCCGCTCTTCTACGACGACACGCTGGACCCCGTGAACTACCGCCAGTGGCTCGACCGCTGGGCGGTGCACTACGTGGTGCTGCCCAAGGGGGAGCCGGACTCCACCGGCGCGGTACAGGAGGCGGCGCTGGTCCAGAAGGGCCAGCCGTATCTGAAGGCCATCTGGTCCGACTCCAACTGGCAGCTCTTCGCGGTCGACAGCCCGGTGCCGCTGGCCGACCCGCCGGCGACGGTGGACCGGGCCGGTGCGGGTGAGCTGACCATCCATGTGAAGCGGGCGGGCCGGGTGCTGATCCGGATCCCGTACTCGCGCTGGCTCGCCCTGGTCGACGGCGACGGCAAGAGCGTGGAGCGGCCGCAGGAGACCGAGGAGTCCAAGCGGCGCGCGGACCAGGACAGCCCGCGGACCTTCGTCAACACGAACGGTTGCCTGCTCAAGGTGGACGAGGACGAGGACGGCGACGAGTGGACGGAACTGCTCGCGCCGCGCCCCGGGGTGTACCGGCTGGCGGCCCCGTACCAGCTGTCACCCGGTACACCGTGCCCGGAGGAGCTGCGCTGAGGAGGGCGCCGACAGGGAGCCGCGGACAAGGAGAGAGCGAGCAAATCGTGCAGGGTCTCTCCCTCCGGGGGCGTAGCCCTGGCATGGTGTGCTGCCATGAGGTGCCAACGGTGCGGCAGTGAACAGCGAGGTGTGCTGCCGGGATTGGTCTGTCCGGACTGCGGATCGGTGGCCCGCACGGTCGGCGGGGACGGTTCCTGGATCGCCCGTGAGACGTTCGCGGGCCGGGTCTCCACGCTGCCACGGAGCAGAAAGGCCCTGCTGGTGGCCGGAGTCGTGGTGGTGGCCGGCTCGCTGGTCACCGGCGCCTCGCTGCTCGCTTCGGGCGGCGACGACAGCGGCCGCCGTACGGGAGCGGTGGGGCGCGTGGGTGTCCCGCCGGACGGCATCGGGGGCGGCGCCCCGACCCGGATCGGCCCGTCCGGAACGGAGAGTCCGGACCCGGCGCCCGCCTCCTCGAATTCGTCGTCACCACCGTCGCCTCGGCACCCGGTACCCAGCCCGTCCCGTACCTCCGAATTCCCATCGGGCAAGGGTGGTTACACGTACACCGCCTGGGCCGGGCCGGGCTGCTCGACGGGCGAGTACCACGAGCACGGCCGGTTCGAGGACGGTGACGACGGCTGGTACACGGTCGACTCCGGCGGCTACCGGGGCAGTACGTGCGACGGGCGGTTCAGTGCCGTGCCGATGTCGGGCAGCACGACCCAGGACCGGGGCAACACCGCCACCTGGTCCTGGCACCTGGGCGGCGGCTACCGCGAGTGCGCGCTGACCGTCTTCGTGCCGGACAGTGGCCGCGACCGCGATGTGGCGGGGAACCCCACCGTGTACCGGGTGCTCTCGAATCCGGACGACGCGGACTCCGCGTACACGGGCTTCGCCGTACGCCAGACCGTGCACCGCGGCACCCCCGTCGATGTGAGCAGTTACCCGGTCAAGGGCAACACGTTCGCGGTGCAGCTGATCGACCGGGGGCGCGACTGGGGCGACGCGGAACTGGTGGGCGCGCATCACGCCGCGGCGCAGTTGAGGGTGAACTGCCGCTGAGGCCGACTGCCGAGGTGTCGAGCGGAACGGCAGGCATCCATCCGACTCGGGAGCCATAGTGGACGCATGAGCCTGACCACCGACGGAGAGCCGCCCGGCCCTGTACGGTTCCACCTTTTGTGCGATCGCCGGGGTTGCCAGGCGCGGACCGTGTTCGACATGGTCATCGCGGACCCGCCGCCGGACATCGAGTCCGACCTGTTCGGCCACGTCCTCCACAGCGCGACCACTGCCTCCCCGTACATCGAGGAGCTCGGCTGGAAGTACGTCCAGCAGGAGGGCTACTGGTGCCCGAGCTGCGCCGCCCCGGGCCGTCGGCCGAGACCGAGGGGCGTCACGTCGTCCTGAGGGGCACAGCGCATCGCGGCACGGTTCGGCGACCACCGAAGAGTCCTGCCTCTAGCGTCGGACCATGACGACGACGACCGGCTCCACCTCCGGCACCGCACCCGACTCCACCCCGGCGACCGACGACCGCGACCCCGCCGGGGTCGTCGCGGACATGGTCGACCACGTGCTGGCCCTCGCCGCGACCTGGACGGCCTGGGACGGGCGCCCCATCCCCGCCGACGACCGCGTCCACACCCCGCACAAGGCGATCCGCCGCGTCGCCGACCATCTGGTCGACCACCTTGCCGAGATGGAGGCGCGGCTGGTGGGGGAGGAGACGCAGCCGGACCACTGGCACGCCTCGGCGGCCACCACCGAGGCGGACCTCGCCCCGTTCACCGGGGCCGATCTCGACGAGGCCCGCAGCCGGCTGACCCGACTGGCCAGGATCTGGGTGAACCGCCTCGACGCGCTGACGCCCGAGCAGCTGGACCGTTCTCCCGGTGTCGGCTGGACGTTCCGCCAACTCGCCTTCCACATGGCGGAGTCGACCTATTACGCGGAGGCCGTAGGAGACCTCACACCCGACCGCATGCCCGAGCGCGCCGAACGGACCCCGACACCATGACCGACCACGCCGCCTTCACGGCGTTCACTTCCCTGCACCGTGCGACGACCGCGTCACCGTTGCTGCTCCCCAACGCCTGGGACCACGCCTCGGCGACGGCCCTGTGCGAGCAGGGCTTCCCCGCCGTCGGCACCACAAGCCTCGCGGTGGCCGCGGCGGCCGGACTGCCCGACGGTACGGGAGCGACCCGCCCGGAGACCGTGCTTCTGGCCCGGCGACTGGGCGCCGGGCCGTACCTGCTCTCGGTGGACGCCGAAGGCGGGTTCAGCGACGACCCGGCCGAGGTGGCCGAGCTGGCCCGTGAGCTGGCGGCGGCAGGAGCGGTCGGTATCAACCTGGAGGACGGCAGAGGCGACGGCACCCTCACCCCGGTGGAGCTGCACGCGGCGAAGATCGCGGCGGTGAAGGCCGCCGTCCCGCATCTCTTCGTGAACGCCCGCACCGACACGCACTGGCTCGGCGGCCGGGAGGCAGCGGTGGCCGGAACGACGGGCCGGCTCGATGCGTATCAACAGGCGGGCGCGGATGGCGTGTTCGTCCCCGGCCTGACCGACCCCACCGCGATCGCCGCCCTGGTGAAGAGCCTGGAGGCGCCCCTCAACATCCTCTACTCCCCGTCCGGGCCCACGGTCGCCCAGCTCGGCGAACTGGGGGTGCGCAGGGTGAGTCTCGGCTCGCTGCTGTACCGGGCGGCGCTGGGGGAGGCGATGGCCGTGGCGGCGAACATCCGGTCGGGCCGGCTGGTGGACGGGGACGTACCGACGTACGCCCAGGTGCAGAACCTGAGCGTACGTGGGCACGACCCGGGCCCGGGCTCGCGCTGAGCCCGGGCGATCAGTTGGCGAAAACGTCGCCGAAGTAGGAGATCCCGGCAGGCCCGCCGACCGATCCCGGGCCGAAGGCCGTCGATCCGGTCGCCGTGATGCCGCTGGTCCCCGTCTTGAACAGCCAGACCGAACCGACGCCGTTGTTCTCAGCGGAAGCACCGGCCACCAGTTCCGCGCGGCCGTCGTTGTTGCTGTCCGTGACCCATACGGAGCCGCCGAACTCGTCACGGGCCTCGGCGGCGCCCGGGACCCCCGCCGTGTCCTGGGAGAAGCTCTTCGAGCCGGTGCCGGTCAGTCCCTTGGCCGAGCCGCGCAGCACGGTGACCGAGCCGGCCGACTGCTTGGATCCGAGGGCTTCGCCCGAGGCGCCGACGGCGACATCGGCGTACCCGTCGCCGTTGGTGTCACCCGCGGACACGCTCCACCCGAAGCGGTCGTTCTTCTCGGCGGTGCCCGGGACCGAGGCGGTGTCCTGGGTGATCCGGACAGGGGTCCGGGTGGACAGTCCGGAGGCGCTTCCGTACGTCACGGTGACCGCACCGCCCGGACCGCCGTTCGGCTCCTCGGCGGACTTCTCCATGAAGTTGCCGGTGATGATGTCCCCGTAACCGTCCTTGTCGACGTCGGCGATGGCCGCCGCGTAGCCGCCCGCGAGCTTGCTCGACGCCTTGAGGCCGGTGGAGCTGCCCTTGTAGAGGACGCTGCGGGTGGCGTACACGTTGCCGCTCTCCTGCTGGCCCATGACGAGGAGGTCGGCCGCACCGTCCCCGTTGACGTTGCCGGCGACGAGCTTGTCCGGGTAGATGCCGGTGGCGGCGGTGGTGTCGATGCCGACGAGGGCAGCGGCATTGCCGGTACGGGAGATGGGGCCCTTGAAGATGTTCAGGCTCGGGGTGGAGTTGTTGCCGGCGGCGAGGTCGGTGTGTCCGTCGCCGTCGAAGTCGCCGGCCGCCAGGGCCCAGCCGAGTTCGTTCCGGTACTTGGGCAGCGGGGACGCGATGTCGGTGCCGGTCGTGAGGCCGGTCGCCCCGCCCCAGATGA harbors:
- a CDS encoding D-alanyl-D-alanine carboxypeptidase, whose translation is MAGESPDRSEQQKSSGAARSERDPRLTVFREAAAAAADAGTATGTGGNPDTATAVFRTKPAEAGEDEGQDSRDGLGRSLDGSRNGSRGPERTEKAPEAPETASAPEEPEESEEGARAAETAGSADGAGTGTAPEESDARLRAAVAAWVGKGTAGAKTAEQDEKGEKSDTVAVTESDDVTGSDTPEPVDEAGDSGTTSVGATGDAQDEPVASGAADAGAEDEDDADEARAEGAGKPSASDDAEAADEGPGENADEAEESDGAADEARVPGAPEGAESVKAADAAETSEPAESAGPAEERRTVDQPTAVFRTVRPDRVDQPTTALKITPPASKPGQKPQQKPEAEPGSAAERTSQFVPLRRDEARPAPAVRKPETPAAAPVPAAAPSLSGAERTRQQPMPPRPPLDLLAELTNTPPPPETPVRTAVRRVKIWTPLVLLLLIVFAIVQAARPLPTPELRLTAQPTYTFEGGKPSLPWPNEGQGYMAATGLGTVDSFGEQKAVPIGSVAKAMTAYVVLKDHPLKKGQAGPSITVDAKGESDGKLDAAGESTLNTVKAGDKLTEQEALSAIMIPSANNIARLLARWDAGSEKAFVKKMNDTAKSLGMKNTTYTDPSGLTATTVSSAEDQVKLGQKLVEIPALMAITKLPSWTDPSGKNWRNYNTLVPYNGALGIKTGSTSKAGGNLLFAAHKMVGDTDQLIVGAVLGQHKAPIIDTVNAVSKDVMVATEDLLKSGKVVKKGDVVGAVDDGFGGTTPVVATEDVAAVGWPGLTVKLELTDDGKMLPHSAAAGTHVGTLTVGEGSSQVKVAVALQSDLTDPSFGEKLTRIS
- a CDS encoding MFS transporter → MTTAEPRPGREAAGNSDVRGDVTSGSGGSMNVRLPAPRTPEPRAAAPKPPAPTRSRQGRARQLLRHPVTVATAAAAVTHILWFLFFANSGGDLAAQDAWAEFVGRHPGTAYNLAWYGGMHPVSYSVVSPYLMSVLGVRTTMMIAGTVSAGLTALIVVRVRAVRNPLACSLAGVFAYLCNALSGRVTFGLGMMFALGAVAAVFCWPYRWRHKRWAKAAVAAPLAGLATAGSPVAGLFLGVVAAALFLNKRRPGAYALGLAPVVVVALSAWLFPFSGTQPMSLATLSLPFVFAVLVLVLVPNEWRTVRTAAAVYGAGTLLTYVVDSQIGSNVTRMAMLFAGVVLLAALPYTVPRSRRWYALILAFAGMNIWIGVKGVDDIVRTAPAASWTRELAPLVNELQEVGAERGRVEVVPASSHREASALAPYVNLARGWNRQADMERNPLFYDDTLDPVNYRQWLDRWAVHYVVLPKGEPDSTGAVQEAALVQKGQPYLKAIWSDSNWQLFAVDSPVPLADPPATVDRAGAGELTIHVKRAGRVLIRIPYSRWLALVDGDGKSVERPQETEESKRRADQDSPRTFVNTNGCLLKVDEDEDGDEWTELLAPRPGVYRLAAPYQLSPGTPCPEELR
- a CDS encoding adhesin — translated: MRCQRCGSEQRGVLPGLVCPDCGSVARTVGGDGSWIARETFAGRVSTLPRSRKALLVAGVVVVAGSLVTGASLLASGGDDSGRRTGAVGRVGVPPDGIGGGAPTRIGPSGTESPDPAPASSNSSSPPSPRHPVPSPSRTSEFPSGKGGYTYTAWAGPGCSTGEYHEHGRFEDGDDGWYTVDSGGYRGSTCDGRFSAVPMSGSTTQDRGNTATWSWHLGGGYRECALTVFVPDSGRDRDVAGNPTVYRVLSNPDDADSAYTGFAVRQTVHRGTPVDVSSYPVKGNTFAVQLIDRGRDWGDAELVGAHHAAAQLRVNCR
- a CDS encoding isocitrate lyase/PEP mutase family protein; amino-acid sequence: MTDHAAFTAFTSLHRATTASPLLLPNAWDHASATALCEQGFPAVGTTSLAVAAAAGLPDGTGATRPETVLLARRLGAGPYLLSVDAEGGFSDDPAEVAELARELAAAGAVGINLEDGRGDGTLTPVELHAAKIAAVKAAVPHLFVNARTDTHWLGGREAAVAGTTGRLDAYQQAGADGVFVPGLTDPTAIAALVKSLEAPLNILYSPSGPTVAQLGELGVRRVSLGSLLYRAALGEAMAVAANIRSGRLVDGDVPTYAQVQNLSVRGHDPGPGSR
- a CDS encoding FG-GAP and VCBS repeat-containing protein, producing MHQSLRIVTATAAAAALTGALLVADAGSASAAPSGLQGDFNGDGYRDLVIAAPIGKISGREGAGYVTVVYGTKSGLDKSKHKVISQATTGIPGTPEAGDYIGDRLTTGDLDGDGYTDLVVGVHSERIGSTDSFGVLTVIWGGATGLTTGTDIASPLPKYRNELGWALAAGDFDGDGHTDLAAGNNSTPSLNIFKGPISRTGNAAALVGIDTTAATGIYPDKLVAGNVNGDGAADLLVMGQQESGNVYATRSVLYKGSSTGLKASSKLAGGYAAAIADVDKDGYGDIITGNFMEKSAEEPNGGPGGAVTVTYGSASGLSTRTPVRITQDTASVPGTAEKNDRFGWSVSAGDTNGDGYADVAVGASGEALGSKQSAGSVTVLRGSAKGLTGTGSKSFSQDTAGVPGAAEARDEFGGSVWVTDSNNDGRAELVAGASAENNGVGSVWLFKTGTSGITATGSTAFGPGSVGGPAGISYFGDVFAN